Proteins encoded by one window of Pseudomonadota bacterium:
- the nuoI gene encoding NADH-quinone oxidoreductase subunit NuoI, whose product MSTVARYVSGYVRSFLLWELLVGLSVTVREMFNRKVTIFYPEEKTPQSPRFRGMHALRRYPNGEERCIACKLCEAVCPALAITIESQQRDDGTRRTTRYDIDLFKCIFCGFCEEACPVDSIVETRIFEYHFENRGEQILTKDKLLAIGDKYEDIIAQDRAVDAAYR is encoded by the coding sequence ATGAGTACGGTTGCGCGTTACGTTTCCGGTTACGTCCGAAGCTTTCTGTTGTGGGAGCTGTTGGTGGGTTTGTCCGTGACGGTGCGGGAGATGTTCAACCGCAAAGTCACTATCTTCTATCCGGAAGAGAAAACGCCCCAGAGTCCTCGCTTTCGTGGCATGCACGCGCTGCGTCGTTATCCCAATGGCGAAGAGCGCTGCATTGCCTGCAAACTCTGCGAGGCGGTTTGTCCAGCCTTGGCCATCACCATTGAATCTCAGCAGCGTGATGACGGTACGCGCCGCACCACGCGCTACGACATCGATTTGTTTAAATGCATTTTCTGCGGTTTTTGTGAGGAGGCCTGCCCGGTCGATTCCATCGTGGAAACGCGCATTTTCGAGTATCACTTTGAGAACCGTGGCGAACAGATTCTTACCAAAGACAAGTTACTCGCCATTGGCGACAAATATGAAGATATCATCGCCCAGGATCGGGCCGTGGACGCCGCTTATCGCTAA